The following proteins are encoded in a genomic region of Variovorax paradoxus:
- a CDS encoding FadR/GntR family transcriptional regulator, translated as MAEHLLDVHGGTLPDQIYARMVEAILRGDYIDSKKLPTESELASRFGVSRPTVREALSRLRSDGIIESRRGSGSHVVRAPGTPASSMPPIRNYSDIERYYAYRTVVESGAAAAAAEFRTADDLATIRACLEAQTLAMEGGNKGIEDDVRFHMAIAKASHNQFFVAAVETSVAPIRQFMELARSVRSKMTVERARLVQREHEQILDAIEKRSPADAAEATRLHILNAKRRIFDAAKLR; from the coding sequence ATGGCGGAACACTTGCTAGACGTCCATGGCGGCACGCTGCCCGACCAGATCTACGCCCGGATGGTCGAAGCCATCCTGCGCGGGGACTACATCGACTCGAAAAAGCTGCCGACGGAAAGCGAACTGGCCTCTCGATTCGGGGTCTCGCGGCCGACCGTCCGGGAGGCACTGTCGAGGCTGCGATCGGATGGAATCATCGAGTCCCGCCGCGGCTCGGGCAGCCACGTCGTGCGCGCCCCCGGCACGCCGGCATCGAGCATGCCCCCCATCAGGAATTATTCGGACATCGAGCGGTATTACGCCTACCGCACGGTGGTTGAATCGGGGGCGGCGGCCGCTGCTGCGGAGTTCCGCACTGCCGACGACCTGGCGACGATCAGAGCCTGCCTGGAAGCGCAGACCCTGGCCATGGAGGGTGGAAACAAGGGCATCGAAGACGACGTCCGCTTCCACATGGCGATCGCGAAGGCCTCGCACAACCAGTTCTTCGTGGCCGCCGTCGAAACGAGTGTCGCGCCCATCAGGCAATTCATGGAGCTGGCGCGCAGCGTGCGATCGAAGATGACCGTCGAGCGTGCCCGGCTGGTCCAGAGGGAGCATGAGCAGATCCTCGACGCCATCGAGAAGCGATCCCCGGCCGACGCCGCCGAGGCCACACGGCTCCATATCCTCAACGCCAAGCGACGAATCTTCGACGCGGCGAAATTGCGGTAG
- the arr gene encoding NAD(+)--rifampin ADP-ribosyltransferase, translated as MAVLDTGPYFHGTRADLHVGDLLTAGFRSNYDGRVVMNHIYFTAWAKGAGLAAEIAKGDGRARVYIVEPTGAFEDDPNVTDKKFPGNPTRSYRSREPLRIVGELETWEPFDAAYIQQLRERIRTGMGEIIN; from the coding sequence ATGGCTGTGCTGGACACCGGTCCTTACTTCCACGGAACGCGGGCGGACCTTCACGTGGGCGACCTGCTCACCGCAGGCTTCCGCTCAAACTACGACGGCCGCGTCGTCATGAACCACATCTACTTCACCGCGTGGGCCAAGGGCGCCGGGCTGGCGGCCGAAATAGCGAAGGGCGACGGCCGTGCCCGCGTCTACATCGTCGAACCCACGGGCGCCTTCGAGGACGACCCCAACGTCACCGACAAGAAGTTTCCGGGCAACCCCACACGCTCGTACCGCAGCCGCGAGCCGCTTCGGATCGTCGGTGAACTGGAGACATGGGAACCGTTCGATGCGGCGTACATCCAGCAGTTGAGGGAGCGCATACGCACAGGCATGGGAGAGATCATCAATTGA
- a CDS encoding LysR family transcriptional regulator gives MRGSDFAELKAFAAVVERASFARAAEHLGLSPSALSQTIRQLEARLNTRLLNRTTRSVAPTVTGTQLYGRIAPLFREMADAVDEASAAGGQTRGALRINTLGMAARQVIAPRLGRFHRMHPDVALDIVVDDALSDIVAGRFDAGIRVGGRLEKDMIAVRLTPDVKMIAVASQDYLARRGTPRTPADLHGHTCINWRLQVDGRAYRWEFEKKGKRIEVSVEGPLVTNDSEIGVAAALQGLGIAYAFERTTVDEHLHRGQLVQVLGDWSITRPGLFLYHPSRRHVPPALRAFIDCMLDKRESEAYQDAVAI, from the coding sequence ATGCGCGGCTCCGATTTTGCCGAGTTGAAGGCTTTTGCAGCAGTGGTCGAGCGGGCAAGCTTCGCGCGTGCCGCGGAGCACCTCGGGCTCTCCCCTTCAGCGCTGAGCCAGACCATCCGCCAACTCGAGGCGCGACTGAATACACGGCTGCTGAACCGCACCACGCGCAGCGTGGCTCCCACCGTCACGGGAACTCAGTTGTACGGACGCATCGCTCCGCTGTTCCGGGAAATGGCCGATGCTGTCGACGAGGCGAGTGCGGCGGGCGGACAGACGCGCGGCGCCTTGCGCATCAACACGTTGGGAATGGCGGCCCGGCAGGTCATCGCTCCAAGACTGGGGCGGTTTCATCGCATGCACCCCGACGTGGCACTGGACATCGTCGTAGACGATGCATTGAGCGACATCGTCGCCGGTCGCTTCGATGCCGGCATCCGCGTTGGAGGACGGCTGGAGAAAGACATGATCGCCGTGCGTCTGACGCCGGATGTGAAGATGATCGCTGTCGCGTCGCAAGACTATCTGGCGCGTCGCGGCACGCCGCGCACGCCAGCTGACCTGCACGGCCACACCTGCATCAACTGGCGACTCCAAGTCGATGGACGCGCCTACCGCTGGGAGTTCGAAAAGAAGGGAAAGCGGATTGAAGTTTCAGTCGAAGGACCGTTGGTCACCAATGATTCTGAAATCGGAGTGGCCGCGGCCCTGCAGGGACTGGGCATTGCCTATGCGTTCGAGCGTACGACCGTGGATGAGCACCTTCATCGAGGGCAGCTGGTGCAGGTGCTCGGCGATTGGTCGATCACACGGCCGGGGTTATTTCTGTACCACCCCAGCCGCCGCCATGTACCGCCCGCACTGCGCGCATTCATCGACTGCATGCTGGACAAGCGTGAATCGGAGGCGTACCAAGATGCTGTCGCCATATGA
- a CDS encoding SDR family oxidoreductase, whose translation MSFDLQLAGRRALVTGGTKGIGAAVVQGLHDAGVQVMATARSAPTRSTGDVIHVAADLSTAEGAGKVAQSVLEHWGGVDILVNVLGGSSAPGGGFAALDDARWFAELNQNLMPAVRLDRALLPAMLAQGSGVIIHVGSIQRMLPLPESTTAYAAAKAALSTYSKALSKEVTPKGVRVLRVSPGWVETEASVALAERLADQAGTDYEGGKRIIMQSLGGIPLGRPARPQEVADLIIFLASPRAGSISGSEHLIDGGTVPTV comes from the coding sequence ATGAGCTTCGACCTCCAACTCGCGGGTCGGCGCGCGCTGGTCACGGGCGGTACCAAGGGTATTGGCGCCGCTGTCGTCCAAGGTCTGCACGACGCCGGTGTGCAGGTGATGGCCACGGCACGCTCGGCGCCCACGCGCTCGACCGGGGACGTGATTCATGTTGCCGCCGATCTTTCGACGGCCGAGGGCGCCGGCAAGGTAGCGCAATCGGTGCTCGAGCATTGGGGCGGCGTAGACATCCTGGTCAACGTACTCGGCGGCTCCAGCGCACCGGGCGGCGGCTTTGCCGCCCTTGACGATGCACGGTGGTTCGCTGAATTGAATCAAAACCTCATGCCGGCCGTCCGGCTCGATCGAGCGCTGCTGCCCGCCATGCTCGCGCAGGGCTCAGGCGTCATCATCCACGTCGGCTCGATCCAGCGCATGTTGCCTTTGCCGGAATCGACGACCGCCTATGCGGCGGCAAAGGCGGCCTTGTCTACCTACAGCAAGGCGCTGTCGAAAGAGGTGACGCCGAAGGGCGTGCGCGTGCTGCGCGTGTCGCCGGGATGGGTCGAGACCGAAGCGTCGGTTGCGCTGGCCGAGCGCCTGGCCGACCAAGCCGGCACGGACTACGAGGGTGGCAAGCGGATCATCATGCAATCGCTTGGCGGCATTCCGCTCGGCCGGCCGGCCAGGCCTCAGGAAGTCGCCGATCTCATCATCTTCCTGGCATCGCCACGGGCAGGCTCGATTTCTGGCTCCGAGCACCTGATCGATGGAGGGACCGTCCCTACGGTCTAG
- a CDS encoding alpha/beta fold hydrolase has protein sequence MNSLIRKLLVAAAATASIVGPGGGAHAQQVHAKNVVLVHGAFADGSGWRGVYDQLISRGYRVTIVQNPLTSLADDVAATRRALARLDGPTVLVGHSWGGTVITEAGIDPKVVGLVYVSALSPDAGETTSEQYAGFTAPDFVIDTQADGFGFINLEKFKIGFASDASDADAAFLRDSQVPINMSVFATRLDHAAWRTKPSWAVIATEDKAFDVRMLHKMAKRIGATVEEVKASHAVFMTQPKKVADVIDRAAREAGRKAQ, from the coding sequence ATGAACTCACTCATTCGCAAGCTTCTTGTCGCCGCTGCGGCGACCGCCAGCATCGTGGGTCCCGGCGGTGGCGCCCATGCTCAACAGGTGCACGCAAAGAACGTCGTGCTGGTGCATGGCGCCTTTGCCGATGGTTCCGGGTGGCGCGGCGTCTACGACCAGCTGATCAGCCGAGGCTACCGAGTCACCATTGTTCAGAATCCACTGACGTCCTTGGCCGATGATGTGGCGGCGACGCGGCGGGCGCTCGCCCGACTAGACGGCCCCACCGTCCTGGTCGGTCACTCCTGGGGTGGCACGGTAATCACTGAGGCGGGCATCGATCCGAAGGTGGTTGGTCTTGTCTATGTCTCCGCTCTCTCGCCCGACGCTGGCGAAACCACGAGCGAGCAGTACGCTGGATTTACAGCCCCCGACTTCGTGATCGACACGCAAGCCGACGGATTCGGATTCATCAATCTGGAGAAATTCAAGATCGGCTTCGCGAGTGATGCCAGCGATGCGGACGCGGCTTTCTTGCGTGACTCGCAGGTGCCGATCAACATGTCGGTGTTTGCGACCAGGCTCGATCACGCCGCATGGCGAACCAAGCCAAGCTGGGCTGTGATTGCGACCGAGGACAAGGCCTTCGACGTCCGTATGCTGCACAAGATGGCCAAGCGCATTGGTGCCACGGTGGAAGAGGTAAAGGCAAGCCATGCGGTCTTCATGACCCAACCGAAGAAAGTCGCCGACGTGATCGATCGTGCTGCCAGGGAAGCTGGGCGGAAAGCTCAGTGA
- a CDS encoding cupin domain-containing protein, whose translation MKAPRFHRDQWGAGVAALSVVLAAGWALVPHGNRQAAVQWFADVCSTAARPMFSSAPAPAGSGADARPATSVKVLSCEALPNVPGKSVTTVLVDFPPLAYSPAHRHPGSVTAIILEGTIRSQLGGGPVGTYKSGETFFEPPRTLHLFAENPDPVRHAKLVAVFVADENCGPLVLPP comes from the coding sequence GTGAAGGCGCCCCGGTTTCATCGCGACCAGTGGGGAGCCGGCGTTGCGGCGCTCTCCGTGGTGCTGGCCGCCGGCTGGGCACTCGTGCCGCACGGCAACCGCCAGGCCGCAGTGCAATGGTTCGCGGATGTGTGCAGCACCGCGGCACGGCCGATGTTCTCGTCCGCTCCGGCGCCCGCAGGCTCGGGTGCCGATGCAAGGCCCGCCACCTCGGTCAAGGTGCTCTCGTGCGAAGCGCTGCCGAATGTGCCGGGCAAGTCGGTGACCACGGTGCTCGTCGACTTTCCGCCGCTCGCCTATTCGCCGGCGCACCGGCATCCGGGCTCGGTGACTGCGATCATTCTCGAAGGCACGATCCGCTCGCAGCTCGGCGGCGGGCCCGTGGGAACCTACAAGAGCGGCGAAACCTTCTTCGAGCCGCCGCGCACGCTGCATCTTTTTGCGGAGAACCCGGACCCGGTGCGCCACGCGAAACTGGTCGCGGTGTTCGTTGCCGACGAGAACTGCGGACCGCTGGTGCTGCCACCCTGA
- a CDS encoding NAD-dependent epimerase/dehydratase family protein, whose amino-acid sequence MSEKIFLAGAAGAIGTALVPLLIDAGYTVYGSTRRAERARGLEARGVVPVVVDVFDAQALRAALMRIAPTTVIHQLTDLPPDLDPKLMADAVHRNARVRTEGTRNLVAAALAAGSRRLLAQSIAWAYAPGPLPHLEEHPLDLEAESTRRVSVDGVAALERSVLGAKGIEGTVLRYGQFYGPGTSTAGPKGPCPVHVEAAAWAAVLALRHARGGIFNIAEDNPEVSSEKAKRELGWHASMRLHQRLGAAS is encoded by the coding sequence ATGAGCGAGAAGATATTCCTGGCGGGTGCGGCGGGTGCCATCGGCACCGCGCTCGTCCCGCTGTTGATCGATGCGGGCTACACCGTGTACGGCAGCACCCGGCGCGCCGAGCGAGCGCGGGGGTTGGAGGCGCGCGGCGTGGTCCCGGTCGTGGTCGATGTGTTCGACGCTCAGGCGCTGCGCGCGGCGCTGATGCGCATCGCGCCGACGACCGTGATCCACCAGCTCACCGACCTGCCGCCGGACCTGGACCCGAAGCTGATGGCCGATGCCGTCCATCGCAACGCCCGAGTCCGCACCGAAGGCACGCGCAACCTCGTGGCCGCGGCGCTGGCCGCCGGCAGCCGCCGATTGCTGGCGCAAAGCATCGCCTGGGCCTATGCGCCGGGGCCCCTGCCCCACCTCGAAGAACATCCGCTCGACCTCGAAGCCGAAAGCACCCGGCGCGTCAGCGTGGACGGCGTGGCGGCGCTGGAGCGCAGCGTGCTGGGCGCCAAGGGCATCGAGGGAACGGTGCTGCGCTATGGGCAGTTCTACGGCCCGGGCACGTCGACAGCCGGGCCCAAGGGTCCGTGCCCGGTCCATGTGGAAGCCGCGGCCTGGGCGGCGGTGCTTGCGCTGCGGCATGCGCGCGGCGGCATCTTCAACATCGCCGAGGACAACCCCGAAGTCAGCAGCGAGAAGGCGAAACGCGAGCTGGGCTGGCATGCATCGATGCGGCTGCACCAGCGGCTGGGAGCCGCGTCGTGA
- the pdxR gene encoding MocR-like pyridoxine biosynthesis transcription factor PdxR, translating to MIQEKKSPATLLKIDRATLTPLHRQIYERFRAAIEQGVLRAGDRVASARSLASELGVARGTVETAYNQLAGEGYFSAQGQAGTVVSPSLPSRLSARRGPRQAEVPAFEQTLAEIAPPLPLQLGIPALDAFPRKLWARLVSRRARATTTADMFYGDPSGHPALRAAIAAYLRVSRGVLCHPSQVFVTGGYRASLALSSHTLLGKDDRVWIEDPGYPPTRQVLRSAGQRVVPVPVDEEGMVVAQGMRKAAKAKMAVVTPSHQAPLGVSMSLARRLQLLDWASQAKAWIVEDDYDGEYRYAGPPLPALKSLDGHDRVLYAGSFSKVLYPGLALGYVVAPDSLRDVFAQAAQTWSNGSPQITQAVVADFMREGHFSRHLKKMRLLYARRRNMLAEALLKALGDEVRIDLQSGGMHLIARFDRWQECDEELARRAQLAGLNCQPLSVRGTANFRDQGLLMGFTNIGSAVQAQQLATTLKAALDRRL from the coding sequence ATGATCCAAGAGAAGAAATCTCCCGCAACCCTCCTGAAGATCGATCGCGCAACGCTGACGCCGCTGCACCGGCAGATCTACGAGCGCTTCAGGGCGGCCATCGAGCAGGGCGTGCTGCGCGCGGGCGATCGGGTGGCGTCGGCACGCAGCCTGGCCAGCGAGTTGGGCGTGGCCCGGGGCACCGTGGAAACGGCCTACAACCAGCTTGCGGGTGAAGGCTATTTTTCAGCGCAGGGGCAGGCGGGCACGGTGGTGTCCCCGTCGCTGCCGTCGCGTCTGTCGGCCCGCCGTGGGCCCCGGCAGGCAGAGGTGCCGGCCTTTGAGCAGACGCTTGCCGAAATCGCACCGCCGCTGCCCCTGCAGCTGGGCATTCCGGCGCTCGATGCGTTTCCACGCAAGCTCTGGGCGCGACTGGTGTCGCGCCGGGCGCGGGCGACGACCACCGCCGACATGTTCTATGGCGATCCCTCGGGCCACCCGGCGCTGCGCGCGGCCATTGCGGCCTACCTGCGGGTGTCGCGCGGCGTTCTCTGCCATCCGTCGCAGGTGTTCGTGACCGGCGGATATCGCGCGTCGCTCGCGCTCAGTTCGCACACGCTGCTCGGCAAGGACGACCGCGTGTGGATCGAAGACCCGGGCTACCCGCCGACACGGCAGGTGCTGCGCAGCGCCGGCCAGCGCGTGGTGCCCGTGCCGGTGGACGAAGAAGGCATGGTCGTCGCGCAGGGCATGCGCAAGGCAGCGAAGGCGAAGATGGCTGTCGTCACGCCTTCGCACCAGGCACCCCTCGGTGTTTCGATGTCACTGGCGCGCCGGCTGCAGCTGCTCGATTGGGCCTCGCAGGCAAAGGCCTGGATCGTCGAGGACGACTACGACGGCGAGTACCGCTACGCCGGTCCGCCGCTGCCCGCGCTCAAGAGCCTGGACGGCCACGATCGTGTGCTGTATGCCGGCAGCTTCTCGAAGGTGCTGTACCCCGGCCTGGCGCTGGGCTACGTGGTGGCGCCCGACTCGCTGCGCGATGTCTTCGCTCAGGCCGCGCAGACGTGGTCCAACGGATCGCCGCAGATCACGCAGGCCGTGGTGGCCGATTTCATGCGCGAAGGCCACTTCTCGCGCCACCTGAAGAAGATGCGGCTGCTCTATGCCCGCCGCCGCAACATGCTCGCGGAGGCACTGCTGAAGGCACTCGGCGACGAAGTGCGCATCGACCTGCAAAGCGGCGGCATGCACCTGATCGCGCGCTTCGATCGGTGGCAGGAGTGCGACGAGGAATTGGCCCGCCGCGCGCAGCTCGCCGGCTTGAACTGCCAGCCGCTGTCGGTGAGAGGCACGGCGAATTTCCGTGACCAGGGGCTGCTGATGGGCTTTACCAACATCGGCTCCGCCGTGCAGGCGCAGCAGCTTGCGACGACGCTGAAGGCCGCCTTGGACCGCAGGCTCTGA
- the trmB gene encoding tRNA (guanosine(46)-N7)-methyltransferase TrmB codes for MTFPDTVPHDLPPGGDDHAADDTPHPLHRRLKSFVKRAGRTTDGQARAFAELGPLFLIPYKPEPLDLTAAFGGRAAPTVLEIGFGMGEATAHIATVRPETNFLCCEVHEPGVGALLKRIGEQSITNIRICAHDAVDVLDHMLLPDTLAGVHVFFPDPWHKKRHNKRRLIQPEFVKKLAAHLRPGGYIHCATDWQPYAEQMLKVLAAEPLLRNTAEGYAPKPEYRPLTKFENRGIKLGHGVWDLVFQRA; via the coding sequence ATGACCTTTCCCGACACAGTGCCCCACGACCTTCCGCCCGGCGGCGACGACCACGCGGCCGACGACACACCGCATCCGCTGCACCGCCGCCTCAAGAGCTTCGTGAAGCGCGCCGGCCGCACCACAGACGGCCAGGCACGCGCCTTTGCCGAACTGGGCCCGCTGTTCCTCATCCCCTACAAGCCCGAGCCGCTCGACCTGACGGCAGCCTTCGGCGGCCGCGCCGCGCCGACCGTGCTCGAAATCGGCTTCGGCATGGGCGAGGCCACCGCGCACATCGCCACGGTGCGGCCCGAGACCAACTTTCTTTGCTGCGAGGTGCACGAGCCGGGTGTGGGCGCGCTGCTCAAGCGCATCGGCGAGCAGTCGATCACCAACATCCGCATCTGCGCGCACGATGCCGTCGACGTGCTCGACCACATGCTGCTGCCCGACACGCTGGCCGGCGTGCATGTGTTCTTTCCCGACCCGTGGCACAAGAAGCGCCACAACAAGCGCCGGCTGATCCAGCCCGAGTTCGTGAAAAAACTCGCCGCGCACCTGCGCCCGGGCGGCTACATCCATTGCGCCACCGACTGGCAGCCTTACGCCGAGCAGATGCTCAAGGTGCTGGCCGCGGAACCGCTGCTGCGCAACACGGCCGAAGGCTACGCGCCCAAGCCCGAGTACCGGCCGCTGACCAAGTTCGAGAACCGCGGCATCAAGCTCGGCCACGGGGTCTGGGACCTGGTGTTCCAGCGCGCCTGA
- the gluQRS gene encoding tRNA glutamyl-Q(34) synthetase GluQRS: protein MRETGRFAPSPTGPLHAGSLVAALASWLDVRARGPGARWLIRIEDADTERCLPGMGEHILRQLTDCGLLPDEAPVWQTQRTARYEAALARLQAVGFAYPCGCSRKDIDEALARLGRPHARHGERVYPGTCRNGLHGQPARAWRFATEKFESAQPALPSGELCWTDRRLGRQCQHVGREVGDFVLRRADGPWAYQLAVVVDDAEQGVTDVVRGEDLADNTARQILLQRALGLPTPSYLHTPLVRGADGDKLSKQNGATPVATETPEAALASLDAAARVLGLGAARGGSCAAALAGWVPEWRDLYNSRLQ from the coding sequence ATGCGTGAGACCGGCCGTTTCGCGCCCTCGCCCACCGGCCCGCTGCATGCCGGTTCGCTGGTCGCCGCGCTGGCGAGCTGGCTCGACGTGCGCGCCCGTGGCCCCGGGGCGCGCTGGCTGATTCGCATCGAAGACGCCGACACCGAGCGCTGCCTGCCCGGCATGGGCGAGCACATCCTCCGGCAACTGACGGACTGCGGCCTGCTGCCCGACGAAGCGCCGGTTTGGCAGACGCAGCGCACCGCGCGCTATGAAGCCGCGCTTGCAAGGCTGCAGGCCGTCGGTTTCGCCTACCCCTGCGGATGTTCGCGCAAGGACATCGATGAGGCGCTGGCCCGGCTCGGCCGGCCGCACGCGCGCCATGGAGAGCGCGTCTACCCGGGTACCTGCCGCAACGGACTGCATGGCCAACCTGCGCGAGCGTGGCGCTTTGCCACCGAAAAATTCGAATCCGCCCAACCGGCGCTTCCATCGGGCGAGCTCTGCTGGACCGACCGCCGCCTCGGCCGCCAATGCCAGCACGTCGGCCGCGAGGTCGGCGACTTCGTGTTGCGCCGCGCCGACGGCCCCTGGGCCTACCAGCTCGCGGTGGTGGTCGACGACGCCGAGCAAGGCGTGACCGACGTGGTTCGGGGCGAAGACCTTGCCGACAACACCGCGCGCCAGATCCTGCTTCAGCGCGCGCTCGGCCTGCCAACGCCCAGCTACCTGCACACGCCGCTGGTGCGCGGGGCCGACGGCGACAAGCTCTCCAAGCAGAACGGCGCCACGCCCGTCGCCACCGAAACGCCGGAGGCCGCGTTGGCGTCGCTCGACGCGGCCGCGCGCGTGCTCGGCCTCGGCGCGGCGCGGGGCGGTTCATGCGCCGCGGCGCTGGCCGGCTGGGTGCCCGAATGGCGCGATCTCTACAATTCGCGGCTGCAATGA
- a CDS encoding NAD(P)/FAD-dependent oxidoreductase has product MTTRATAKTAKATDRHRTPAAPRHYAVVGAGIAGVACARTLMQAGHKVTVFEREAAPGGRMASIDTAFGRFDSGAQYFTVRDARFALALEATPNLCRPWSANLVRVLDAHGRVAEAALPGRESHWVAQPGMDALVAHWAAPLGSNIVAGTQVTQIEPDALDPKRWQLRTAGADDSQHVYSGFDAVLLAVPPSRTRALLGDGKLSATISQKIEPVRIAPCWTLMIAFPQANQANMSHLGPQWNAARSTHHRVAWLARESSKPGRERVERWTLQASAAWSQEHLRDDAARVEAKLLRAFSEITGIHAAPTHAQARCWTEAQTQVPLGKSHLWDAKARIGVAGDWCTGHRVEDAFLSGLSLALAVI; this is encoded by the coding sequence ATGACCACTCGCGCAACTGCCAAGACGGCAAAGGCCACCGACCGCCACCGAACTCCCGCCGCTCCACGCCACTACGCCGTCGTCGGCGCCGGCATTGCCGGCGTGGCCTGCGCCCGAACGCTGATGCAGGCCGGCCACAAGGTCACGGTGTTCGAACGCGAAGCCGCGCCCGGCGGGCGCATGGCGAGCATCGACACCGCCTTCGGCCGCTTCGACAGCGGCGCACAGTACTTCACCGTGCGCGATGCCCGCTTTGCGCTGGCACTCGAAGCCACGCCCAACCTCTGCCGTCCCTGGAGCGCCAACCTCGTGCGGGTGCTCGATGCACACGGCCGCGTGGCCGAAGCGGCACTGCCCGGGCGCGAGTCGCACTGGGTGGCGCAGCCCGGCATGGATGCGCTCGTGGCCCACTGGGCCGCGCCGCTGGGCAGCAACATCGTGGCGGGCACGCAAGTCACGCAGATCGAGCCCGACGCGCTCGACCCCAAGCGCTGGCAGCTGCGCACCGCGGGCGCGGACGATTCGCAGCACGTGTACTCGGGCTTCGACGCCGTGCTGCTCGCTGTGCCGCCTTCGCGCACGCGTGCGCTGCTGGGCGACGGCAAGCTCTCGGCCACCATCAGCCAGAAGATCGAGCCGGTGCGCATCGCCCCCTGCTGGACGCTGATGATCGCCTTCCCCCAGGCCAACCAGGCCAACATGTCGCACCTCGGCCCGCAATGGAATGCGGCGCGCAGCACCCACCACCGCGTGGCATGGCTGGCACGCGAGTCGTCCAAGCCCGGCCGCGAGCGCGTCGAGCGCTGGACGCTGCAGGCCAGCGCTGCGTGGTCGCAGGAGCACCTGCGCGACGACGCGGCGCGCGTCGAAGCCAAGCTGCTGCGCGCTTTTTCCGAAATCACCGGCATCCATGCCGCGCCCACGCACGCCCAGGCGCGCTGCTGGACCGAAGCCCAGACGCAGGTTCCGCTCGGCAAGAGCCACCTGTGGGACGCCAAGGCACGCATCGGCGTGGCCGGCGACTGGTGCACCGGGCACCGGGTCGAAGACGCGTTCCTGTCGGGCCTCTCCTTGGCGCTTGCAGTGATCTGA
- a CDS encoding type II toxin-antitoxin system RelE/ParE family toxin yields MKVVFLRSAEADLMDLRRYIVKNFGAGTWATSYGKIKDAIAVIATHPHAGRIPGELESLDIGQYRQVISGLNRIIYEVREDTVYIHVVCDTRRDLKNLLMRRMTGFR; encoded by the coding sequence GTGAAAGTCGTGTTCCTGCGGTCCGCCGAGGCCGATCTGATGGACTTGCGGCGCTACATCGTGAAGAACTTCGGCGCCGGCACATGGGCGACCAGCTACGGAAAAATCAAGGACGCGATCGCGGTCATTGCGACCCACCCGCATGCAGGCAGGATTCCGGGCGAGCTCGAAAGCCTTGACATCGGCCAATACCGGCAGGTCATCTCGGGCTTGAACCGCATCATCTACGAGGTGCGCGAGGACACGGTCTACATCCACGTGGTCTGCGACACGCGGCGGGATCTGAAGAACCTGCTCATGCGGCGCATGACCGGCTTTCGGTGA
- a CDS encoding type II toxin-antitoxin system Phd/YefM family antitoxin, with translation MKFSTQVKPISYLKSHAADIVKTISENREPMVITQNGEAKLVVMDVRSYEEQEETLALLKILALGHREIEQGQFRSATEVLATLDGEDAQ, from the coding sequence ATGAAGTTCTCCACCCAGGTCAAACCCATCAGCTACCTCAAGAGCCACGCCGCCGACATCGTCAAGACCATTTCCGAAAACCGTGAGCCGATGGTGATCACGCAGAACGGGGAAGCCAAGCTCGTGGTCATGGATGTCCGCTCCTACGAAGAGCAGGAGGAGACATTGGCCCTGCTGAAGATTCTTGCCCTCGGCCATCGCGAAATCGAGCAAGGCCAGTTCCGCTCCGCGACAGAAGTCCTTGCCACGCTGGACGGCGAAGACGCCCAGTGA